The following are from one region of the Erinaceus europaeus chromosome 22, mEriEur2.1, whole genome shotgun sequence genome:
- the CCNK gene encoding cyclin-K, whose amino-acid sequence MKENKENSSPSVASANLDHTKPCWYWDKKDLAHTPSQLEGLDPATEARYRREGARFIFDVGTRLGLHYDTLATGIIYFHRFYMFHSFKQFPRYVTGACCLFLAGKVEETPKKCKDIIKTARSLLNDVQFGQFGDDPKEEVMVLERILLQTIKFDLQVEHPYQFLLKYAKQLKGDKNKIQKLVQMAWTFVNDSLCTTLSLQWEPEIIAVAVMYLAGRLCKFEIQEWTSKPMYRRWWEQFVQDVPVDVLEDICHQILDLYSQGKQQMPHHTPHQLQQPPSLQPAPQVPPPQPSQGPEPPQPPQKEPPQPPQPPQPPPPAQPPKKPSPQPSPPRQAKRAVVSPKEESKSSEPPPPKIPKLETTHPPLPPAHPPPDRKPPLAAALGEAEPAGPADSAELPKVPLPPPAPPAPVHQPPPLPHRPPPPPPANYITGMSTTSSYMSGEGYQSLQSMMKTEGPAYAALPPAYGPPAHLPYHPHVYPPNPPPPPVPPPPASFPPPAIPPPTPGYPPPPPAYNPNFPPPRLPPTHAVPPHPPPGLGLPPASYPPPAVPPGGQPPVPPPIPPPGMPPVAGLGRAAWMR is encoded by the exons ATGAAGGAGAATAAGGAGAATTCAAGCCCCTCAGTCGCATCGGCAAACCTGGACCACACGAAACCATGCTGGTACTGGGATAAGAAGGACCTGGCCCACACGCCCTCGCAGCTGGAGGGCCTCGATCCCGCCACTGAGGCCCGGTATCGACGAGAGGGCGCCCGCTTCATCTTTGATGTGGGCACGCGCCTAGGACT GCACTATGACACGCTGGCCACTGGGATCATTTATTTTCATCGCTTCTATATGTTTCATTCCTTCAAGCAGTTTCCGCGATAT gtGACAGGAGCTTGTTGTCTCTTCCTGGCTGGTAAAGTGGAGGAAACGCCCAAGAAATGTAAAGACATCATCAAAACCGCACGCAGCCTGCTCAACGATGTGCAGTTTGGCCAGTTTGGAGACGACCCCAAG GAAGAGGTCATGGTTCTGGAGAGAATCCTGCTGCAGACCATCAAGTTTGACCTGCAGGTGGAGCACCCCTACCAGTTCCTGCTCAAGTATGCCAAGCAGCTCAAAG gtgataaaaacaaaattcagAAGTTGGTTCAGATGGCCTGGACATTTGTGAATGACAG TCTCTGCACCACCTTGTCGCTGCAGTGGGAGCCGGAGATCATCGCGGTGGCGGTGATGTACCTCGCGGGCCGCCTGTGCAAATTCGAGATCCAGGAGTGGACGTCGAAGCCCATGTACAGGAGGTGGTGGGAGCAGTTCGTCCAGGATGTGCCCGTGGATGTCCTGGAAG ACATCTGCCACCAGATCCTGGACCTCTACTCGCAAGGGAAACAGCAGATGCcacaccacaccccccaccaGCTGCAGCAGCCGCCCTCTCTCCAGCCCGCGCCACAAGTGCCACCTCCACAGCCGTCTCAGGGCCCGGAGCCGCCCCAGCCCCCGCAGAAGGAGCCACCGCAGCCGCCGCAGCCACCGCAGCCGCCACCGCCGGCCCAGCCTCCCAAGAAACCGTCCCCGCAGCCCAGTCCACCCCGGCAGGCAAAGCGGGCCGTG GTTTCTCCCAAAGAAGAGAGCAAATCGTCAG agccACCGCCGCCTAAAATCCCCAAACTGGAGACCACTCACCCCCCGTTGCCCCCGGCCCACCCACCACCAG ACCGGAAGCCGCCCCTCGCGGCCGCCCTGGGCGAGGCGGAGCCGGCAGGCCCCGCGGACTCAGCCGAGCTCCCCAAAGTGCCGCTGCCGCCGCCCGCGCCGCCCGCCCCGGTGCACCAGCCGCCGCCGCTGCCTcaccggccgccgccgccgccgcccgccaaCTACATCACGGGCATGTCCACCACCAGCTCGTACATGTCCGGGGAGGGCTACCAGAGCCTGCAGTCCATGATGAAGACCGAGGGGCCCGCCTACGCCGCCCTGCCGCCCGCCTACGGGCCCCCCGCACACCTGCCCTACCACCCGCACGTCTACCCCCCCAACCCACCGCCGCCgcctgtgccccctccccccgcctccTTCCCGCCACCCGCCATCCCCCCGCCCACGCCCGGCTACCCGCCGCCCCCTCCGGCCTACAACCCCAATTTCCCGCCCCCgcgcctgccccccacccacgcCGTCCCGCCGCACCCGCCCCCCGGCCTGGGCCTGCCCCCGGCCAGCTACCCGCCCCCGGCCGTGCCCCCGGGCGGCCAGCCCCCGGTGCCCCCTCCGATCCCCCCGCCCGGCATGCCTCCTGTGGCCGGGCTGGGGCGGGCCGCCTGGATGAGATAG